A section of the Acidimicrobiia bacterium genome encodes:
- a CDS encoding peptidoglycan DD-metalloendopeptidase family protein, producing MSWHLVARAAAHVAKKKLAEQRSGSVLWRVVVTVGMVTAPLGLVLLIVMLGVAAVVAHSPAAAASGALGIPPVVFSAYVAAETNAPSIAAGCVVDWPIIAGIWVVESGHATTGGRSVGSDGQVTPPLYGITLDGSQPGTAIVPDSDGGLLDGDPIWDRAVGPAQFLPGSWRAFGQDANKDGTADPQNVFDAALGSVAHLCLTAPGDYTNPTDLEAAIHGYNNSAEYVATVSGWIDYYRSFQFAQGAITADGLYAFPLPVESVTVDQIRRSHHDYPASDLGVPEGTPVYAAHPGTVSNVYEPCHTCKCGRGVTITGLDNHRYTYCHGTQVNVEPGAEVTAGQLIMTSGNTGNSEAPHLHFQIRNPDGALLCPQQPLEAWWNGIGLNPATAPTSGCTH from the coding sequence GTGAGCTGGCATCTCGTCGCCCGCGCCGCCGCCCATGTCGCCAAGAAGAAGCTCGCCGAGCAGAGAAGCGGTTCGGTGCTCTGGCGGGTCGTCGTCACCGTCGGGATGGTGACCGCACCACTCGGCCTCGTCCTCCTCATTGTGATGCTTGGGGTCGCGGCGGTGGTCGCCCACAGCCCTGCGGCCGCCGCTAGCGGAGCGCTCGGCATCCCGCCGGTGGTGTTCTCCGCCTACGTCGCCGCCGAAACAAACGCACCGAGCATCGCCGCCGGCTGTGTGGTGGATTGGCCGATCATCGCCGGCATCTGGGTGGTCGAATCCGGCCACGCCACCACTGGTGGACGTAGCGTCGGCTCCGACGGGCAAGTGACCCCGCCCCTCTATGGGATCACCCTTGACGGCTCACAGCCCGGCACCGCCATCGTCCCCGACTCCGACGGTGGCCTCCTCGACGGCGACCCGATTTGGGACCGGGCGGTCGGGCCTGCACAATTCCTCCCCGGATCGTGGCGTGCCTTCGGACAGGACGCCAACAAGGACGGCACGGCCGACCCGCAGAACGTGTTCGACGCCGCCCTCGGCTCCGTCGCCCACCTCTGTCTCACCGCGCCCGGCGACTACACCAACCCCACCGACCTCGAAGCGGCGATACACGGCTACAACAACTCGGCCGAGTACGTCGCCACCGTCTCCGGGTGGATCGACTATTACCGGTCGTTCCAGTTCGCCCAAGGTGCCATCACCGCCGACGGGCTATACGCCTTCCCCCTCCCAGTCGAATCGGTCACGGTCGACCAGATACGCAGGAGTCACCACGACTACCCCGCCTCCGACCTCGGCGTACCCGAAGGCACCCCCGTCTACGCCGCCCACCCCGGCACCGTCAGCAACGTCTACGAGCCATGCCACACCTGCAAGTGCGGGCGGGGTGTCACCATCACCGGTCTCGACAACCACCGCTACACCTACTGCCACGGCACCCAAGTCAACGTCGAGCCCGGAGCCGAGGTGACAGCCGGACAGCTGATCATGACGTCGGGCAACACCGGCAACTCCGAAGCCCCACACCTCCACTTCCAGATCCGCAACCCCGACGGTGCCCTGCTCTGCCCTCAACAGCCGCTCGAGGCCTGGTGGAACGGGATCGGGCTCAACCCCGCCACCGCACCCACCAGCGGCTGCACGCACTGA